The window CGAGGTGATCGACGTCAAGACGCTCAAGGAGTTCGTCGAGCGGGTCAAGGCCAACCCCGGGAAGTACAACTACGCCTCGACCGGGAACGGGGCGGGCACCCACATGGCCTTTGCCGAGTTCAACGCGCGCCTGGGCCTGGAGATGATTCACGTCCCCTACAAGGGCGGGCCGGAGGCCATCACCTCGGTCGTGCGCGGCGAAACCTGCTGCATCATGAACCAGGTGCAGACCGTGCTGCCGCAGTACAAGGCGGGCAAGGTGCGGCTGCTGGGCGTGACCACCGCCAAGCCGGTCGCGGCAGTCAAGGAGGTGCCGACCATCGCGTCCAGCGGCCTTCCGGGCACCCAGGGTTTCGACAGCTCGATCTGGTTCGGCGTGTTCGCACCCAAGGGCACCGACGCCCGCATCGTCGACAAGCTCAACGCCGCGATCAGCGCCGTGCTGGAGCAGCCGGAGATCCGCGAGAAGTTCGAGGCGCAGGGCAATACGGTGCGCATCGAGACGCCGGCCCAGTTCAAGCAGACGGTTCATGCCAATCGCGTGAAGTGGGCCGAGGTCGCGAAAGCGGCGAGGATCAGTATCGATTGAGCGCGCCACCGCCGGTGGCTGCCAGGGAAAGACGTCGCGACGTTGACCGGCTGCGCCGGCGCCGAAAATTCGCTAGGCTTTGGTTCACGACAACGCGGAGACAACGCGATGAGCCAGGGCGCATCCCCTCTTCGTCTGCACGTGCCCGAGCCGACCGGCCGGCCGGGCCACGAGACCGACTTCTCCTACCTGCATCTCTCGCGTGCCGGCGAAGTGCGGCGGCCGCCGGTGGAGGCCACGCCGGCCGACACCAGCGACCTGGCCTACACATTGGTGCGCGTGCTCGACGACGAAGGCCGCGCCATCGGGCCATGGGCGCCCGATGCGGACCCGGCGTTGCTGCGGCGCGGCCTGCTCGCGATGATGAAGACGCGCACCTTCGACGCGCGCATGCTGATCGCGCAGCGGCAGAAGAAGATCTCCTTCTACATGCAGTGCCTGGGCGAAGAGGCCATCGCCACCGGCCATGCGCTGGTGCTCCAGCAGGGCGACATGTGCTTTCCCACCTACCGCCAACAGGGACTCCTGCTCGCGCGCGACGATGTGCCGATGGTGGACCTGATCTGCGAGCTGATGTCCAACGAGCGCGACCCGCTCAAGGGCCGGCAGTTGCCGGTGTGCTATTCGATGAAGCGTGCCGGCTTCTTCTCGATCTCGGGCAACCTGGCCACGCAGTTCATCCAGGCGGTGGGCTGGGGCATGGCCTCGGCGATCAAGGGCGACACGCGCATCGCCTCGGCCTGGATCGGCGACGGCGCGACGGCCGAGTCCGACTTCCACACTGCGCTGACCTTTGCGCACGTGTACCGCGCGCCGGTGATCCTCAACGTGGTCAACAACCAGTGGGCGATTTCCACCTTCCAGGCCATCGCGGGCGGCGAGGCCACCACTTTTGCAGCGCGCGGCGTCGGCTGCGGCATCGCCTCGCTGCGCGTGGACGGCAACGATTTTCTCGCGGTGATCGCGGCTTCTCGCTGGGCGGCGCAGCGGGCGCGCAGCAATCTCGGGCCGACGCTGATCGAGTGGGTCACCTACCGGGCAGGGGCTCATTCCACCTCGGACGATCCTTCGCGCTACCGGCCTTCCGATGACTGGCAGCACTTCCCGCTGGGGGACCCGATCGCGCGGCTTGCCCAGCATCTGCGCTTGATCGGGGCATGGTCCGAGGAGGAGCACCGGAAGGCGCAGTCGGAACTCGAAAGCGAGGTGAGCGCGGCGGTGAAGGAGGCGGAGCGCTACGGGTCGCTGGTCGACGGACATATGTTCGGGGCGGCGGCGATGTTCGAGGACGTCTACCAGACCATGCCGCCGCATCTGCAGGAACAGCGGAGGCAACTTGCGCGGTTCCAGAAAGGATGATGTCGGTGAGCACGTCTTTGCTTTCTCTTCCTCTCTTGCTACCTCTCCCGCTTGCGGGAGAGGGTTGGGGTGGGGGCACTGGGCGCTTGTTTTGGCGGTGTGGTTGTTGTGAGGCTGGAGCCGGGGCGTCGTCCCGGCAGCCGAGTCACTTTCTTTTGTCTCGCCAAAAGAAAGTAACCAAAGAAAAGGCGACCCCACTGCGCGTGACCCTTCGCTTCGCTACGGGCAACCTGCGGTGCTCGCTTCAGGCGGGGTCCGCGCAAACTCGCTTCGCTCAAACACGCGCGGCCCTTTTCCCGCCTGAAGCTGCGCTCCTCGGCACGCGCAGAGGGGATTGGGACGGGCCATTGCTTCGCTCGGCCGCCAACGGCCTCGCTGCGCGAGGCCTGGGACAGGTGCTTGCGTACATGGACGAGCATGGACATCGTCACGAACACGAACACGAACACGAACACGAACACGAACACGAACACGAGCACGAGCACGAGCACGAGTATGTGCATGTGCATCTGCGTTCGAGCGAGAGTCGGCGTAAGTTGGGGCCCAGGGCTGACGCTCATCTGCAAACCACACAAGGACGCGCCATGGCGCGTTGGATTCCAAGTCCCCTCTGGCCGCGCCGAGGAGCGGAGCTTTTCGCGGATCAGGGCCGCGCGTGTTTGAGCGAAGCGAGTTTGCGCGGACCCCGCGAAAAGCGAGCACCGCAGGTTGCCCGTAGCGAAGCGGAGGGTCGCGGCCAGCGGGGTCGCCTTTTCTTTGGTTACTTTCTTTTGGCGAAGCAAAAGAAAGTGACTCGGCTGCCGGGACGACGCCCCGGCTCCGGCCTCGAACAAAGCGCGCCGTATCGACTCGCCCCGACGCTACCCCTGAAGAACAAAGCCCGGAACAAAGACCAGACCACAGCCCAGAACAAAGCCCAGAACCCGGACACCCCCCCATGCCCACCATGACCATGATCCAGGCCCTGCGCTCCGCCATGGACCTGATGCTCGAACGCGACGACAACGTCGTGATCTACGGCCAGGACGTGGGCTACTTCGGCGGCGTCTTCCGCGTCACCGAGGGCCTGCAAGCCAAATACGGCCGCTCGCGGGTTTTCGATGCGCCGATCTCCGAAGGCGGCATCGTCGGCTCGGCCATCGGCATGGGCGCTTATGGTCTGCGGCCGGTGGTGGAGGTGCAGTTCGCCGACTACTTCTATCCCGCCTACGACCAGATCGTGTCCGAGGCCGCGCGGCTGCGCTATCGCTCGGCGGGCGACTTCTTCGCGCCCATCACCATCCGCATGCCCTGCGGCGGCGGCATCTACGG is drawn from Variovorax sp. PBS-H4 and contains these coding sequences:
- a CDS encoding 3-methyl-2-oxobutanoate dehydrogenase (2-methylpropanoyl-transferring) subunit alpha produces the protein MSQGASPLRLHVPEPTGRPGHETDFSYLHLSRAGEVRRPPVEATPADTSDLAYTLVRVLDDEGRAIGPWAPDADPALLRRGLLAMMKTRTFDARMLIAQRQKKISFYMQCLGEEAIATGHALVLQQGDMCFPTYRQQGLLLARDDVPMVDLICELMSNERDPLKGRQLPVCYSMKRAGFFSISGNLATQFIQAVGWGMASAIKGDTRIASAWIGDGATAESDFHTALTFAHVYRAPVILNVVNNQWAISTFQAIAGGEATTFAARGVGCGIASLRVDGNDFLAVIAASRWAAQRARSNLGPTLIEWVTYRAGAHSTSDDPSRYRPSDDWQHFPLGDPIARLAQHLRLIGAWSEEEHRKAQSELESEVSAAVKEAERYGSLVDGHMFGAAAMFEDVYQTMPPHLQEQRRQLARFQKG
- a CDS encoding Bug family tripartite tricarboxylate transporter substrate binding protein — translated: MPAFRSRRPFLALAGLALAAPLAFAQADWPQQPVTLIMGFPAGSGVDVVARTIQEPLSQKLGQPVVIDYKSGAAGNIASEYVARAKPDGYTLAFGTAATHGSNAALYKKLSFDVEADFVPVAPVLDVSNVLTINPEVIDVKTLKEFVERVKANPGKYNYASTGNGAGTHMAFAEFNARLGLEMIHVPYKGGPEAITSVVRGETCCIMNQVQTVLPQYKAGKVRLLGVTTAKPVAAVKEVPTIASSGLPGTQGFDSSIWFGVFAPKGTDARIVDKLNAAISAVLEQPEIREKFEAQGNTVRIETPAQFKQTVHANRVKWAEVAKAARISID